The Methanoplanus sp. FWC-SCC4 genome has a window encoding:
- a CDS encoding RAD55 family ATPase, translating to MHDNLNERMPTGLASLDPVLDGGIPPGSVVLLAGQPGAGNREFVYSSVIFLSKLMGKNEPSGNMKLPKTIAYTTFTRLSSSIKDEMMMSFKSDLVSDTLDNVNFIDLSEVYFEQSVVPNSWYSESSIVERFRKKSETEGIVAKLAVELEGIQKNSLIVIDSITDIATQSTPDNDWRELIGFLRGLQRVAKSWGSTIYILLSDGILNSQRLIEIADCSDAMITFRWEESSGRKRQRIMYFEKFSGVMPYLEENDLVKFAARITPESGFEVSNIRVII from the coding sequence ATGCATGATAATCTGAATGAAAGAATGCCCACAGGTCTGGCCTCTCTTGATCCTGTTCTGGACGGGGGAATACCTCCGGGTTCAGTTGTACTCCTTGCAGGTCAGCCCGGTGCAGGCAACAGGGAATTTGTATATTCATCGGTTATTTTTCTCTCAAAGCTCATGGGTAAAAACGAACCCTCCGGGAATATGAAACTCCCTAAAACAATTGCATATACCACCTTCACACGCTTATCATCGTCTATTAAAGACGAGATGATGATGTCTTTTAAAAGCGATCTCGTATCAGACACACTTGACAATGTGAATTTCATCGATCTCTCTGAGGTCTATTTTGAGCAGAGTGTTGTTCCAAACAGCTGGTACAGCGAATCCTCAATAGTTGAGAGGTTCAGGAAGAAGAGCGAAACCGAGGGTATCGTTGCAAAACTGGCAGTGGAACTTGAGGGTATACAAAAAAACAGCCTCATAGTCATTGATTCCATAACCGATATTGCCACTCAGAGCACTCCTGATAATGACTGGAGGGAACTGATTGGATTTTTAAGAGGGCTTCAGAGAGTCGCAAAAAGCTGGGGGTCCACAATATATATTCTGCTCTCGGACGGAATACTAAACAGCCAGCGTCTGATTGAAATTGCAGACTGTTCTGATGCGATGATTACTTTCAGATGGGAAGAGAGTTCAGGCAGGAAACGACAGAGGATCATGTACTTTGAAAAGTTCAGCGGTGTAATGCCTTATCTTGAAGAGAATGATCTGGTTAAATTCGCAGCCAGAATCACACCGGAATCAGGATTTGAAGTCAGCAACATCAGAGTGATCATATGA
- a CDS encoding KaiC domain-containing protein — protein sequence MIKERILIGIPGLDDMMMGGLIKNSMCSIIGTYGTGKTTFALQFVFDGLTKGETVIYISLEESEESIYEKIEDRGWDVEPYKNKTLYVIKLDPTDFTLSINSIKNDLPELIRTVGATRLVIDPISLFEGLFDDTSARRKEMFRFAEMMRGMEVTSLLTSETEQNNIYASKYGLVEYLADTVIILRYIRPSDLSEVHTAVEVVKMRRSNHSREIKPYEIQEDRVNVYSEASVF from the coding sequence ATGATTAAGGAACGAATCCTTATAGGAATCCCCGGTCTTGACGACATGATGATGGGAGGTCTCATCAAAAACAGCATGTGCTCCATCATCGGAACGTATGGTACCGGGAAGACAACATTCGCACTTCAGTTCGTTTTTGACGGACTAACAAAAGGCGAGACTGTTATTTACATCAGTCTTGAAGAGAGCGAAGAGAGCATATATGAAAAAATTGAAGACAGGGGATGGGACGTTGAGCCATATAAAAACAAAACCCTTTATGTCATAAAACTCGACCCGACAGACTTTACCCTCTCAATAAACAGCATCAAAAACGATCTCCCGGAGCTTATCAGAACAGTCGGGGCAACGAGGCTTGTAATCGATCCGATATCCCTCTTTGAAGGGCTTTTTGACGACACATCAGCCAGAAGAAAAGAGATGTTCCGTTTTGCCGAGATGATGAGAGGCATGGAAGTCACATCCCTTCTCACAAGCGAAACCGAGCAGAACAATATTTATGCAAGCAAATACGGCCTTGTCGAGTACCTCGCTGATACTGTAATCATCCTCCGCTATATACGCCCCTCCGATCTCTCAGAGGTCCATACGGCGGTTGAGGTTGTAAAGATGAGGCGCTCAAACCATTCAAGAGAGATTAAACCCTATGAAATCCAGGAAGACAGGGTTAATGTTTACTCAGAAGCAAGCGTCTTTTAA
- a CDS encoding pro-sigmaK processing inhibitor BofA family protein, whose protein sequence is MLDTLITIIIALGIVFVLWYFLKNVTTLIINSVVGLITLIVVSQMNLLGMESFRVTWGAVLVCALGGLPGAILLIILNFAGINI, encoded by the coding sequence ATGTTGGATACTCTGATAACAATAATAATTGCACTTGGTATTGTTTTCGTCCTCTGGTATTTTTTAAAGAATGTGACGACGCTTATCATCAACTCTGTTGTGGGCCTGATTACCCTCATTGTCGTTTCACAGATGAACCTTCTCGGAATGGAGTCTTTTCGCGTGACATGGGGTGCTGTTTTGGTATGTGCACTCGGCGGTCTTCCCGGAGCGATTCTTTTAATAATTCTGAACTTTGCAGGAATAAATATCTAA
- a CDS encoding TldD/PmbA family protein — translation MVEKISVIDNILREGQKIADDVEVFFAKASGVGVELKGSQIGEASGSDSCGIGIRVIKDGKIGCSSTNDPLKWKMCLDSAVSGAKLATPQEWGGLPLPSEIEKRDLHTFDTSLKVDISVTTEMINKLKTGASEYEADIVGGSASVSSGGIILANSNGVFYSNEKTRAGVSLETICGTSTGYEFDNSCFQDEIDPVNVGREAAYLAVHSKDGDEIDTGKYDVILSPVAVCQLLGSVVFPSFSGKSVKAKRSFLADKLGECCMDESLSIYDDPFNGMGAALRDSEGVPTRKIDFVKEGVVNEFSYDLKTAYRYGEQSTGSAVRAGSGGAPVIGTHNIYVDGKRENIYDEKAVYAHTVVGAHTANGITGDFSVELSNASWMQDGERGRPIRSAMLSGNIFEMLKDIQGMSPESRKLGSIIVPAMRFGSLSVVGK, via the coding sequence ATGGTTGAGAAAATTTCTGTCATTGACAATATCTTAAGAGAAGGACAAAAGATTGCCGACGATGTTGAGGTCTTTTTTGCAAAAGCCTCAGGTGTCGGTGTTGAACTTAAAGGCAGCCAGATTGGCGAGGCATCCGGTTCTGACTCGTGCGGTATCGGTATCCGTGTAATAAAAGACGGAAAGATCGGATGTTCATCAACAAATGATCCGCTGAAATGGAAGATGTGCCTTGACTCAGCTGTATCAGGTGCAAAGCTTGCAACTCCGCAGGAATGGGGAGGTCTGCCACTTCCCTCTGAAATCGAGAAGAGGGATTTGCATACCTTTGACACAAGTTTAAAGGTTGATATTTCGGTTACAACTGAAATGATCAATAAATTAAAGACGGGTGCCTCTGAGTATGAGGCCGACATCGTCGGCGGTTCTGCCTCAGTCTCATCAGGGGGCATAATACTTGCAAACTCAAACGGTGTTTTCTATTCAAATGAAAAGACCCGTGCCGGTGTTTCACTTGAGACTATCTGCGGAACTTCCACAGGTTATGAGTTTGACAATTCATGTTTCCAGGACGAGATTGATCCTGTAAATGTCGGACGTGAAGCCGCATATCTTGCAGTCCATTCCAAAGATGGTGATGAGATAGATACCGGAAAGTATGATGTCATCCTGTCCCCTGTTGCTGTATGTCAGCTTCTGGGAAGTGTAGTCTTCCCTTCATTTTCAGGCAAAAGTGTAAAGGCAAAAAGATCTTTTCTGGCAGACAAGCTCGGGGAGTGCTGCATGGATGAATCGCTCAGCATCTATGATGACCCGTTCAACGGCATGGGCGCTGCTCTGAGGGATTCCGAGGGTGTGCCTACAAGAAAAATTGATTTTGTGAAGGAGGGTGTCGTAAACGAATTCTCCTACGATCTTAAGACCGCATACCGCTATGGCGAGCAGTCGACAGGCAGTGCTGTTCGTGCAGGTTCGGGCGGAGCGCCGGTAATCGGAACTCACAATATCTACGTTGACGGAAAACGTGAGAATATCTATGACGAAAAGGCGGTTTACGCACACACAGTTGTTGGTGCACACACTGCAAACGGAATCACCGGTGACTTTTCAGTCGAACTCTCAAATGCATCGTGGATGCAGGACGGTGAAAGGGGCCGGCCGATAAGATCCGCAATGCTTTCCGGCAATATTTTTGAGATGCTAAAAGACATCCAGGGCATGTCTCCTGAGTCAAGAAAGCTTGGAAGCATCATTGTTCCTGCAATGAGGTTTGGCAGCCTTTCAGTTGTAGGAAAATAA
- a CDS encoding TldD/PmbA family protein, whose protein sequence is MEEPAFYDIRHVSGSSTHIEIDNSIVESASVSFVDTATLRVLGRKGWGVAIIENYSMKSQKEIDEYISTAMRYASVTEEEVSLGDAKSGILPVPAMKENPQDVSLEEKCELLLNIEKAAKIKGIVNSRANYTEGLGTVFYTDSSGNEYKYDMCRSGYSVSAVAKENDIMQAGRESEHTILGLNMRHKENKGLEAAERAIKLLSASPAKGGIMDAVLDQELAGVFAHEAVGHASEGDLVKEGVSVLRGKIGEKIGGDIVSVVDDPTLHEFGFMPVDAEGVLPKRTDIIKNGVLNSFIHDRQTLAVVGDGDAGHSRGEAGAVPLVRMSNTFIENGDSSYDEIIAECRSGILLKGSRGGQVDPGRGVFQFNAEYGYLIENGELAGMVRDVSLTGDILKTLHNIVLCAGDRVMNPGYCGKGGQSVPVTDGSPHILLKSAVVGGQG, encoded by the coding sequence ATGGAAGAGCCCGCATTTTATGATATAAGACATGTTTCCGGGTCATCAACCCACATAGAGATAGACAACAGCATTGTTGAATCTGCTTCTGTAAGTTTTGTTGACACCGCAACCCTCAGAGTCCTCGGACGTAAAGGTTGGGGTGTTGCAATTATTGAAAATTACAGCATGAAATCCCAAAAGGAGATTGATGAGTATATCTCCACTGCAATGAGATACGCAAGTGTGACCGAAGAGGAGGTTTCCCTTGGCGATGCAAAGTCAGGCATTCTTCCTGTTCCTGCCATGAAGGAGAATCCGCAGGATGTTTCACTCGAAGAAAAATGTGAACTTCTCTTAAACATTGAAAAGGCCGCAAAAATAAAGGGAATCGTCAACTCCCGTGCAAACTACACCGAAGGCCTCGGAACTGTTTTTTATACCGATTCCTCCGGAAACGAATATAAGTATGATATGTGCAGGTCTGGCTACTCTGTTTCCGCCGTTGCAAAAGAGAATGACATAATGCAGGCCGGACGCGAGAGTGAGCATACAATTCTCGGCCTTAATATGAGGCACAAGGAAAATAAGGGCCTTGAAGCAGCGGAACGTGCAATAAAGCTTCTTTCTGCATCCCCTGCAAAGGGCGGAATAATGGATGCCGTTTTGGATCAGGAGCTGGCAGGCGTCTTTGCCCATGAGGCAGTCGGGCATGCCTCTGAGGGTGATCTTGTAAAAGAGGGCGTTTCAGTCCTTCGCGGAAAAATCGGTGAAAAAATAGGTGGGGATATTGTAAGTGTAGTGGATGATCCGACACTTCACGAATTCGGATTTATGCCTGTCGATGCCGAGGGTGTTCTTCCGAAGAGAACCGATATTATCAAAAACGGAGTTTTAAACTCATTCATCCATGACAGGCAGACACTTGCTGTCGTAGGCGACGGTGATGCAGGGCATTCAAGAGGAGAGGCAGGAGCCGTCCCTCTTGTAAGGATGAGCAACACATTTATTGAAAACGGTGACTCTTCGTATGATGAAATAATTGCAGAGTGCAGATCAGGTATTCTTCTGAAAGGCTCACGGGGCGGACAGGTTGATCCCGGAAGAGGGGTTTTCCAGTTCAATGCGGAATACGGATATTTAATCGAAAACGGGGAGCTTGCCGGAATGGTTAGGGATGTGTCATTAACAGGCGACATTCTAAAAACCCTGCACAATATCGTTCTCTGTGCCGGTGACAGGGTGATGAATCCGGGATACTGCGGGAAAGGCGGTCAGAGCGTTCCTGTAACTGACGGTTCTCCGCATATTCTTCTGAAAAGTGCTGTTGTAGGAGGACAGGGGTGA
- the lonB gene encoding ATP-dependent protease LonB, whose product MVNNDNKPENIQNETEKPGSLDSMDRENQIHDRNAEIKEGITEGQDVISRAISQPVETAGGEDESDKKHQTTDEINLDNIESSSDIPVPERLVDQVIGQEHAVEVIKKAAIQRRHVMMIGTPGTGKSMLAKAMAELLPKEDLQDILVYPNSEDSNTPIIRTVKAGRGKEIVNAHKAEARKRAQTRNTLIMVLIFGIVGYSIIIGAMLMGIIAAAFIFMALQYSRPKDEMMVPKLLVSSEKDGNAPYIDGTGSHAGALLGDVRHDPFQSGGLETPAHDRVEAGGIHKANKGVLFIDEINTLTPHSQQNLLTALQEGEFPITGQSERSSGAMVKTEPVPCRFVMIAAGNLDAMEGMHPALRSRIRGYGYEVFMQDSMPDTPENQKKFIRFIAQEIKNDGKIPPFDRGAIEEIMREARRRSNRKGHITLKLRDMGGLIRVAGDMARQDNAPVTTTDHVLKAKSIARSVEDQISDEYTKRSRDYELTVVDGIKVGRVNGLAVVGQDSGQVLPIMAEATPTQGATGTIVATGLLKEIAQESITNVSAIVKKFTGRDIRNMDVHIQFIGTYSGVEGDSASVSVATAVISAIEGIPVRQDVAMTGSLSVRGNVLPIGGATYKIEAAAKAGIKTVIIPHSNLDDVLIEERYKDMVEIIPVSTIEEVLDVALVPERKEAFMEKIRNLARMTPAEFLEKVSGTSGKKVPGA is encoded by the coding sequence ATGGTAAACAACGATAACAAACCAGAAAATATTCAAAACGAGACGGAAAAGCCCGGGTCTTTGGATTCAATGGATCGTGAGAACCAAATTCACGACCGGAATGCAGAGATTAAAGAAGGCATTACCGAAGGTCAGGATGTAATCTCACGCGCCATATCACAACCGGTGGAGACAGCCGGCGGTGAAGATGAATCAGATAAAAAGCATCAGACAACTGATGAAATAAACCTTGATAATATCGAATCATCATCTGATATTCCTGTTCCCGAAAGACTTGTTGATCAGGTCATAGGGCAGGAGCATGCAGTGGAGGTCATCAAAAAAGCGGCAATCCAGCGCCGTCATGTAATGATGATCGGAACGCCCGGTACGGGTAAGTCCATGCTTGCAAAGGCAATGGCCGAACTTCTTCCAAAAGAGGATCTTCAGGATATACTGGTATATCCGAACTCTGAAGATTCAAATACCCCTATTATCCGGACAGTAAAAGCCGGTAGGGGAAAGGAGATTGTAAATGCCCACAAGGCCGAGGCCCGAAAGCGTGCCCAGACAAGAAACACTCTGATAATGGTTCTTATCTTTGGAATTGTCGGGTATTCAATCATAATCGGTGCAATGCTCATGGGAATAATTGCAGCGGCATTTATTTTCATGGCTCTTCAGTATTCAAGGCCGAAAGACGAGATGATGGTGCCAAAACTTCTTGTTTCAAGTGAGAAGGATGGAAATGCACCATATATAGACGGAACAGGATCGCATGCAGGTGCCCTTCTCGGCGATGTAAGGCACGATCCTTTCCAGTCCGGAGGTCTTGAAACCCCTGCACACGATCGTGTGGAAGCAGGCGGAATACACAAGGCAAACAAGGGTGTGCTCTTTATTGATGAGATAAACACCCTCACTCCCCACTCACAGCAGAATCTTTTAACTGCACTTCAGGAGGGAGAATTCCCAATCACCGGACAGAGTGAGCGTTCAAGCGGTGCAATGGTTAAAACCGAGCCGGTACCGTGCCGTTTTGTCATGATTGCAGCCGGTAATCTTGATGCAATGGAAGGAATGCACCCTGCACTCAGATCACGTATCAGGGGATACGGATATGAGGTTTTCATGCAGGATTCAATGCCTGACACACCTGAAAACCAGAAGAAGTTTATCAGGTTCATTGCACAGGAGATCAAAAACGACGGAAAGATCCCGCCGTTTGACAGGGGTGCAATAGAAGAGATCATGCGTGAGGCAAGAAGACGCAGCAACAGAAAGGGGCATATCACCCTTAAGCTTCGTGATATGGGCGGTCTTATCCGTGTTGCAGGTGATATGGCAAGGCAGGACAACGCACCTGTAACAACCACCGATCATGTGCTAAAGGCAAAGTCAATCGCACGCTCTGTTGAGGATCAGATCTCAGACGAGTACACAAAGAGAAGCAGGGATTACGAACTGACAGTTGTCGACGGAATAAAAGTCGGACGTGTAAACGGTCTTGCAGTTGTCGGCCAGGACTCCGGTCAGGTGCTTCCGATTATGGCAGAGGCAACCCCCACACAGGGTGCGACAGGTACAATTGTAGCAACAGGTCTGTTAAAGGAGATTGCACAGGAATCAATCACCAACGTAAGTGCGATTGTCAAAAAGTTCACCGGACGTGACATCAGAAACATGGATGTCCACATTCAGTTCATCGGAACATACAGCGGTGTTGAGGGTGACTCGGCATCGGTAAGTGTTGCAACAGCTGTAATCAGTGCAATTGAAGGCATTCCTGTAAGACAGGATGTTGCTATGACAGGATCACTTTCTGTCAGAGGCAATGTTCTTCCTATCGGAGGAGCGACATACAAGATTGAGGCTGCGGCAAAGGCAGGAATTAAAACTGTAATTATTCCTCATTCAAACCTTGATGATGTCTTAATTGAAGAACGCTACAAGGACATGGTTGAGATAATTCCTGTCAGTACCATCGAAGAGGTTCTTGATGTTGCACTTGTGCCGGAGAGGAAAGAGGCATTCATGGAAAAGATCAGAAACCTTGCAAGGATGACACCGGCAGAGTTTCTTGAGAAAGTTTCAGGCACATCCGGGAAGAAAGTCCCCGGAGCCTGA
- a CDS encoding ribose-phosphate diphosphokinase → MMKIICNEKSQVLAAKTAKSTGLELVPTEFKKFPDGELYVKTGIVDSETVIIASITDSDSFIQTLLLIDACVGSDVTLVIPYMGYARQDKKFNDGEPVSARAIARALSNGINRVYTINIHEKAVLDFFSVPAEDLSLAPFIGDYISSMNLENPLILAPDKGAAEFAKDVSENTGLECDYLHKTRLSGTEVRMEPKNLPALDRCVVIVDDIISTGGTLATATGMLKEQGATEVHAICVHGVFAAGGFAKLSAGGPASVISSDTIESASSKVSVAECIKSALIK, encoded by the coding sequence ATGATGAAGATCATCTGCAACGAAAAATCACAGGTTTTAGCCGCTAAAACCGCCAAATCTACAGGTTTGGAACTTGTCCCGACAGAGTTTAAAAAATTCCCCGACGGCGAATTGTATGTTAAGACAGGTATTGTCGATTCTGAAACGGTTATCATCGCCAGCATCACAGACAGCGATTCCTTCATACAGACACTTCTGTTAATAGACGCATGTGTGGGATCCGATGTAACCCTTGTAATACCATACATGGGGTATGCAAGGCAGGATAAAAAATTCAATGACGGAGAACCGGTCAGTGCAAGGGCAATTGCAAGAGCTCTTTCAAACGGGATTAACCGTGTATATACAATTAATATACACGAAAAAGCTGTCCTTGATTTCTTCTCCGTCCCGGCAGAAGACCTCTCCCTTGCACCTTTCATCGGGGATTACATAAGCAGTATGAACCTTGAAAATCCGCTTATACTTGCACCGGACAAAGGGGCGGCAGAGTTTGCAAAGGATGTGTCAGAAAATACAGGCCTTGAATGCGACTATCTTCATAAAACAAGACTCTCGGGAACAGAAGTCAGAATGGAGCCGAAAAACCTTCCGGCACTGGACAGATGCGTTGTTATCGTCGATGACATAATTTCAACCGGCGGGACGCTGGCAACCGCAACCGGAATGCTAAAAGAACAGGGTGCAACAGAGGTTCATGCAATATGTGTACACGGTGTTTTTGCAGCAGGAGGATTTGCAAAACTCTCGGCAGGCGGGCCGGCCTCCGTCATATCAAGTGACACAATAGAATCCGCATCAAGTAAGGTTTCAGTTGCAGAATGCATTAAAAGTGCCCTGATAAAATAA
- a CDS encoding NOB1 family endonuclease — MTTRILDSSFFFLDIPIDGECMIPARVEDELIDIRAKARLEAMKAKGMRVSEPSRESLERARKAALKSGDITVLSETDLDVVALALDTGGDVVSDDFAVSNTAQTLGLRVIPLQQRAARKIRWRYRCQGCGKYYSKPGTCEICGAEIKRKLK, encoded by the coding sequence ATGACAACAAGAATCCTTGATTCATCTTTCTTTTTTCTCGACATACCAATAGACGGCGAGTGCATGATACCTGCACGGGTGGAGGATGAATTAATTGACATAAGGGCAAAAGCCCGCCTTGAGGCAATGAAAGCCAAAGGAATGAGGGTCTCTGAGCCTTCACGGGAATCACTTGAAAGGGCGAGAAAGGCAGCACTTAAATCAGGTGACATTACTGTTCTTTCAGAAACCGACCTGGATGTCGTGGCACTTGCACTTGACACAGGGGGCGATGTGGTTTCAGATGATTTCGCGGTATCAAACACTGCACAGACACTTGGCCTCAGGGTAATTCCTCTTCAGCAAAGAGCAGCCAGAAAGATTCGCTGGAGATACAGGTGTCAGGGATGCGGCAAATACTACTCAAAACCCGGTACATGTGAAATCTGCGGTGCTGAGATTAAAAGAAAGCTTAAATGA